The Spirosoma radiotolerans genome has a window encoding:
- a CDS encoding Dabb family protein, whose product MKEQSRRSFVKKSVAAGLGAGLPSVTNAPKELFVHHVLFYLKNAGNEADKAKLLEGLNKLAKCPTIKMVHIGTPAATNRDVIERSYAYSWLCFFDSPADEEAYQKHPIHDDFRKNYASLWEKVVIYDSIGPKR is encoded by the coding sequence ATGAAAGAGCAATCACGGAGAAGTTTTGTAAAGAAAAGCGTTGCCGCCGGCTTAGGCGCTGGGCTTCCATCCGTTACAAACGCCCCTAAAGAATTATTTGTCCACCATGTGCTATTTTATTTAAAAAACGCTGGTAATGAAGCTGATAAAGCCAAATTATTGGAGGGGTTGAATAAACTGGCCAAATGCCCTACCATCAAGATGGTGCATATTGGTACACCCGCAGCAACGAACCGCGATGTCATTGAGCGGTCTTATGCTTATTCGTGGTTGTGCTTTTTCGACAGCCCCGCCGACGAAGAGGCCTACCAGAAACACCCCATCCACGATGATTTTCGAAAAAACTATGCCTCGCTCTGGGAAAAAGTAGTCATTTATGATTCAATAGGACCGAAGCGATAA